Within the Stigmatopora argus isolate UIUO_Sarg chromosome 23, RoL_Sarg_1.0, whole genome shotgun sequence genome, the region TTGGTTGCAGAATCTGACCTACAACACGCCTGCGGGCAAGAGCTCTGAGAAGGGTTTCACTAGTGTCCTGTCTCTGAAAGTAGCCAATGAAACGCTGACCTGCTCGCAGGCGGTCATCTACTATCCCGAACCCGATTTCACCAGTTTCACCTCCACGAGGACTGGCGAGGTCGTTCGTGTCACCATACAGGTAAGGTCCTTATTTTTCAACTTCGCGTGCACTCATGACATAGACATCCGCCCGGCATTTTCATACAAAAACATCATTAGTCAAGTGTAGTAGGCATAGCATGtataataaggttttttttctttaaaaaagaccatgtatagtaaggcgttttttgttaaaataagaccatatatagtcaggctttttcccttaaaaagtgttatagtaaggctttttatcttgaaaaaagaccatgtatagtaaggtgattgttcattaaaaaagaatatgtaaagaaggctttttttcttaaaaaagaccatgtatagtaaggtgattgttcattaaaaaaagactatgtatagaaggcttttttctttaaaaagaccatgtatagtaaagcttttttttcataaaaaagaccatgtatagtgaggcttgttttcataaaaaaagaccatgtacagacgctcccctacttacgaacattcaacttacgaacaacggtacatacgaacatgtctgcaaattgcgtttaagtccaaaaatgttcgcaagtccaattttgtatttcgcgtctttttcggagtagtacttctttccgccgctaataccgacgcctggcgctgtgagagctcagctcacccagcatctaccttcttcgttgcaatgcggaagtgcgtgaatgtatctccagtgtgcaaagaacctttttcatttgtatcattaaatatctcatgcatccaatattgaatatggttggtaaaaagctaaaggcttctattgagggagttgcaaggaagaggcaagccatttcatttgaaacgagtggcaataataacgaagcttgatgcgcgtcagaaagtggtgagcgttgcacattcagtaccatttataaacagaaagatcgagcagcaggacccaaatattgaacgttgcacaaagtttgcaaatcaattgaatgatgccatacagtgctactgcatcatttatgatgaaaaaaagaagaaaactgcaatcgtcattaggtcgcttcttttggccagtttctaatacataaatctatctctctctacagtactgtacatattctctccattttattaattttttttttttcagtacaaaccaatgcgtgttacttatacaagccttaaacatacaaatgcacttatataaaccttcaatatacttatataggccttaaacataaattataatacaaaatatagcactaaatcaacttatgaacaatcgctcggaaccaattgcgttcgtaagttgaggagtgtctgtatagtaaggcttttttcctttaaaaaaaggaccatgtatagtaaggctttttttcataaaaaagatcatgtatagtaaggcttttttccttaaaaaagaccatgcatagtaaggcgtttttccttaaaaaagaccatgtatagtaaggctttttttctaaaaaaaaaaaagaccatgtatagtaaggctttttttctttaaaaaaaaatatatatagtagggtgttttttctttaaaaaaagattatgtaTAGTAcggtgttttttctttaaaaaaagattacgtATAGTAcggtgttttttctttaaaaaaaaaaatgaccatgtataataaggccttgtttcttgaaaaaaagtttGCCGCTCGCCAAATGCGTCCAATGTGTCCATTTTGGTGTAGTCGAAATAACCTGACCTGCCACTTCTTATATTGTAGAAAACGGCAGATAGCCTGGACATGAGCATAAAGGACGTCTCGGCGTCGGGTGTCTACGGTGGAAAAGATTACCCTTGTGTTATGGAGTCCAAAGAACCCAGCAACCAGACCGATTTTTTCATCTGCGAAATTCATAACGTTCCTGACATCAAATTTCGCCTGCTTAAGGTCGACATCAAGACGCTCGACATTCGCGTGCGCTTAATGTTAaacgtcttgtttttttggtccTTGCAGGTTTTCTATGGCGATGTAACAATCAGGCTGGAGAACACCTCGCCTGTCCTCACTCTGATGTTCCTCGTCCTTCTGCTAATCCCCATCATTCTCCTGGCGGTAATGATGGTTTACCGGCGCCAGCAAAAACAGCTGACGGTGAAGATGAACAAGCAGGTGGAAAACCTGGAACTGGACATCAGGAACGACATCCGACAAGGTTTTGTGGATATGCAGACGGAAAAAGTGGATCTTCTGGAGAACGTCAGCGCCATTTCCTTCCTGGACTACAAACACTTTGCTTCCAGAATCTTCTTCCCCGAGGTAAACCAAACCTGAATGACCAGTCACTTCCATTCAAATTTTAACCTCCTGCGCTTTCAAGAACGAATACGTGTATCAAAAGTGGGCTTTTTTTTGAAAGTCGATAAAACTAAAACCAAATCCTCCTTTTGagcctttttaaagaaaacattgtCCTGTAGATTAGTTTTTAAAGGGCAAAACAGTAAATATCATCTATACgtttacatttttcatttgaagtTCAACATAAAACATGAAGTTAACGCACGTTTTCCATCGTAGCGACAGACATCCGTCAGCAGGGAGCGGTAGAAGTCAGAATGTAGACCTGCTGGAAACCCCTTAGTTACCTTTCCCTTAAGTCTATATTTTTCAATTGGTTCAGATCACCACTTTTTGTTTATTCCTGCATAActtattcaattatatttttttcacgcATTTCCAACGATAACTTCATTTTAGATgtcaaatcaattaaaaaaaaaaaaacatacgtttcagtcaaatgatttttttgacgATATTATTTGACTTGTTTTCGTCAGAACGAAGCTTTGATGGCCTCGTGCTTGGCCGACGTGGCTCAACACGGGGTCAAAGTTCAACCGGACGAGTGTTGCCAGGCTTTGTCGGAGCTTATCCGCGACCCGCGTTTTCTCACGTGTGTGGTGCACACGGTGGAAGCGCAGAAAAATTTCACCATTAAAGACAAGTGAGTGGAGCCGTCGCCATCGTCGTcggattctttttttccctcatccgTCGTCTTATATCCAGGTGCGCGTTCGCATCCCTGCTGACCGTGGCGCTCCACGGTAACTTGTCGTACCTTACGGACGTGATGGAAGTGCTGCTGAAGGACCTGATGCAGAAGAACAACAGCGCTCAGCCCAAAATGCTCCTCCGGCGCACCGAGTCGGTGGTGGAGAAACTCCTGACAAACTGGATGTCCGTTTGCCTTTACGGCTTTTTGAGGGTTTGTCCGGAATTTTTTATGCGCAAGGAAATGCCTTATTTTCACGTCTCTTGCGATTCCGCCAGTTGGAGTTTGGGTCTCACACATTTTCTGCGTGCAGGAGAGTGTGGGCCAGCATTTGTTCTTGCTGGTGAGCGCCCTCACGCAGCAAATTGAGCGAGGGCCGGTGGACCGTGTGACGGAAAAAGCGCTCTATACGCTCAGTGAGGATTGGCTGCTGTGGCAGGCGCCGGATTTCACTTCTCTGGTACCAAAACGCGATGACAACCCATTCATGTGTCAAATCATAAACGTTGCAGTAGCAGTGACACGTTTAAAGACCCGCTAGGATGTGTTTTTACACCTTCCACCACCATCTTCTTGTTCTGCAATTTGTTTCCTGAGTGTATTGCAATACTTGTGCTTCCGTTTCAGGTTTTAATCTGTATTTTGAATgcgtatagtaaaaaaaatatatactaaacgtatttttattttaaaaatgttttctaaaaacaacatttctaACTCGTCGTGTTTCGTTTGAACAGCTAACACCAAAACTCCGggtatatttgtttgtttgtttgtttgcttttctaaaCTCACTCAGATTTATGCTGTGCGGGCAGAGGCTGAAGGCGTTGTTCGCCGTGGGCGGTGATGGCGAGGTCAGCGAGCCCCTGGAGGTGGTCGCCCTCACTTGTGACACGGTAGAGCAGCTCAAGGAGAAAATTCTAAACACCTTCAAGGCCAAGTTCGGCTTCACTTACAACAGCCCGCAAACCAGCGTTTCTATCGGTGCGTGGTCCCACCGCCGCGCTCGTCGCCTTACCGTGCATGAAATGTTACGGCCCATGTCTTCGTAGAGTTTGAACGGGACAGAAACTTTGTCGCTCTTGAAGAAGTAGACGGGAGCTCTGAAGTTATGGGAGAGGTGACCATGCTTAACACACTTGAGCATTACAAGGTGACAATCTTACTGtaggtgtttttgttttatttttcaatttggaAGGAAAGACCACTCATTGTAGACTCGACCCATTTTCTGTTCAGGTTCAAGACGGAGCTACAATCAAGGTGCTTTCCAGAAAAAAGCCTCTCGCCAGCCCACAGTCCAGCCTGAAAGGTGAGTCCAGAGGCAGTGCGGTCAAAGTAAACGTCAAGTTCACGTtgcttttctctctttctcgccAGACGATCAAGACTTATCGGGGAAATACTTTCACTTGGTAAGACATCCAAGGCCACCTCGTTGTGAGGACGTGGCAATATCGGAAACCCCGTCTGCCGGCAGATCGATCCCGACGTAGACGCGGACAAGGGAGCCAGTCCGGAGAGGAAGAAGTTAAAACTGAAGGAAGTGCACCTCACCAAACTGCTGTCGACGAAGGTGCGAGCCATCACGCCGCTTGCAAAAATGGCTCATTGGAAGTTAAGTCGCGTCACCTCACGAGCGTGCGTTTTTAAAGGTGGCGGTGCACGCGTTTGTGGAGAACCTGTTCAAGTCGGTGTGGGGGGTGACGGACGGCAGAGCGCCGCAGCCAGTCAAGTACTTCTTTGACTTCCTTGACAGTCAAGCGGACGCTCTGAAAATCCTGGATCCGGATGTGCTGCACATTTGGAAGACCAATAGGTGTGtaaatgtacattttgaaaCGGAGTGTCAAAGGTTTGCAAGTAGCttttaaaaattttttttttttacagcttacCACTGCGCTTCTGGGTGAACATCCTCAAAAACCCCCAGTTTGTTTTCGACATGGACAAAAGCCCGCACCTGGACGGCTGCTTGTCGGTCATCGCTCAGGCGTTCATGGACTCCTTCTCCCTCAGTGACATGCAGCTGGGCAAGGTAACCcactttccttccttccttccttcctaccCACTCATCTCCTCACGCCTCCTCCTCTTGCCCAGCACACGCCCACCAACAAGCTGCTGTACGCCAAAGACATTCCCCAGTACAAGCAGGAAGTGAAAGACTACTACCGCCTGGTGGCGGAGCAGCCAACCATCACTCATGCTCCCTTTGAGGACTTCTTGCGCGGGGAGTCGAAGGTaggcaaaaataaattattaaaatggaAACCAGTCACTTGTCAACTTTGGGGTGTTTTCGTCCTTTAGAGGCACGAGAACGAGTTCAACGAAAAAGCGGCGCTCAAAGAGCTTTACAAGATCATCCGGCGATACTTCAGAGAGGTTGGTTATGCTAGTATGGGAAGGTATAAAGATTCACAGTCATTGGTTACAAAACTTGTTCATCAAGTTTCTGTTACATTTTCAAAGCAAGTCCTCTATAAATCAATGGGGACAGTTTATGTCAATTTTGTCACCCATCCTAAAAATAGATGCTCTTTCTCTTAATGCAGGTGGAAGCCGAACTGGAGCAAATAGGAGCTCCTCTTAGAGACGGGCTCCGAAGGGTGAGGGAACTTTTCGAGGGGCCGGGGAGCTGTTCCTGGAGTGTTGTAAATAAAGAAACTCTGGGGTGACAAAGACTGGACATCTTTTCTCTAGAGGTACTCCATAACTTAGCGTGTGCATTTGTCCCGTCCCAAAGGCCAGGAATAAACCAAACGCTGGGCTTGAACCAATTTATTGAGGTACGTGTGCAGTGAAAAGAACAACTACACACCAAATATTCTGCTGGTgttggtgatggtggtggtggtacctctacaaggagaatgttacatttgaatcccccaaaaatataacaatgcTTTAACTTTGGTCTTCTGATGCTTTAGGGCACAAGGCATGTTTCGAGCAGCACCGCTCACGCGTTTTTCTAGCTATTAAAGTACAGAGGAACCTGATTTTCAACATCAACATACACTCCCTCTGGAAAAGGGGGCAGAAATTGTGACTTTTTGATGAGGTAACGCTCAATCCAATTAACCTGAGGTACACATAAGTATAACACACAGAAGCAGCAACAGTACAACAGATTAAAACATGAGTACTTCCAGTCCCGCACCAAACTGTGGTGTTCCCTCCCGCCACTTAGAAAAACAAAGCCACAGATTTGTAAAGTATACATAAAAGTAAATAATAGCAGCAAATGCGTGAATCACAACTTAAGACTGGGAGAGGGctattaaacaaaaaagaaaaaaacgccttTACTGTAGCAGCAAAGAGAAATGACATTTGACTGCAaatcaaccaaaaatgtgaacatttcTCAAGTGGGTGAGTCGTTAATACCCACTACTTGTATAGTATCGTTAATGGAACAATAAGTCTTACTTTGAACACTGTGAATCCCCGCCGCAAAAACCTGTGACGGCAATTTGAGAAAAtgatacaaaagaaaaataattctaaGCTTGGGCTGTGACCATTCAAgtacaattaaaagaaaaaaacctctgCGCGCGActcgctttttttttcttgttcgacAAAGAATCAATCACTAGCTTTTATCACCCCGTGAGGGAATCCAGCCCTTTCccgaaaacaaaaaataatttatcataaaaacaaaacaaaacacgacGAACCAAAAGAACCAACTCCCCTCAAcgctatttttatttctttttccaaagTGCATTAACATTGTTCCTGTCACGCCCCAAACTACATCATCCCCACTTTCCGTTTAGAGTTTCTCGTTCTGTGTTTGCCCGTCACGCTTCAACCAGTACTACGTCCCCCGCCTTTCCAAACGACGACTTGCCCACTTCCTGTGGGATCGGGCCCTGCCCACCCCTTGAACACCGCCACTTAAGCCGTGAGTAGCTTTTAAAATGCTAACAACATATCTAAATACCGGCTatatataaacttttttttgccgcttttaaaagtttaacatttttcttcaAGTATGAAAATATATTCAGGAAGGATACTCGACGAAAGACGCGATCCTAAGGCACGATCAAGTTTCAGGATCCTTAAAATACGTTGCTCGATAATGCGCGGCGTGAACAAAACACGCCAGCCAACGAATAAAGGATACCAGACAAAACTACCTTGATTGTCAACGCGGTAGCCGGACGTGGGTTGGCTATTGTTCACAGGTTGACATCTTGGACAtctgtgggggtgctggacttGGACTGTCCCTGGTCCTGGTCCTCATGCTGCTGCTGCTCGCCCGTCTTGATGATGGCGGGCGCCTGCGCGCTTTTCTTGAGGCTAACGGCCAGGACGTGCTCAATCTGCTCTTGGCACTGGCGCAAACAAGTCTGCAAAAGAACCACGGACTCCTGTTAGACGCACCAGAATTCACACCGCCACAGACAGCGGGAGATGTCCATTCCGCTTGAGCCAGGATGTGTCAATTTATGATCACAGATAGCAGCTGATTTCGATATCGCTATATATCGCGAAATGCATTTGATGGCTATAATTATAAATTGATGGGAATGAGTTCAAGTTACAAGCaccaaaataatccaaaagtGTAGATGTATTCCAATATACAggatgttccaaaatgtttgacaccacacacgtatttatgtgtgtgtgcgtgcgtgggggtgtatatatatatatatacatacatacatacatacatatacacacacatacatatacatatatacatatacatatatacatatatacatatatacatatatacatatatatacatacatacatatacatatatacatatacacatatatacatatatacatatacacatatatacatatacatacacatatacacatatacatacacatacatatacatatatacatacacatatatatatatacatatatacatatacatacatatacacacatatacacacatatacacacatatacacacatatacacacacacacacacacacacacacacacatacacacatacacacatacacacacacacacatacacacacacacatatatacacacatatatatatacatatatacatatatacatatatacatacatatatatacatatacatacatatacatatatatacatatatatatacatatatatacatatatatacatatatatatacatatatatacatatatatatacatatatatatacatacatatatatacatacatatatatacatacacacatatatatatatatatatatacacacatacacacacacacacatatacacacacacacacacacatatatacacatatatacatatatacacatatatacacatatatacacatatatatacacatatatacacatatatatacacatatatacatacatatatatacacatatatacatatatataca harbors:
- the plxnc1 gene encoding plexin-C1 isoform X1, which gives rise to MFPLLLSTPLICLLWPKAQATAGNFTTDGHIRHLVATSDAIYVATEDKLYQLKRDLTLVHALNQKGVLTGTCDTALFSKVAEGDPSNTTLSVNVLLPFVENQTLVSCGVTANGFGYCELLALDDITTAIYSEHVLVGPYKRHGASVAFLVTFVPAGTASHDFYILTATQQRKDEKSRSLCAHPDAVYLHNTSNRHKGGIFSFAGDDKSTHFLSRGDVDFLDGFQIQSTIYLLANAFRPPPDADAVRLLWLRAQANKVDTMKTLRGASFSVPEMKGSRLVASSAVFPGLSPPVLWAGVFNPPGRPRATRLLLFDVTPPPDREASYKDRDFCTTLPCGSQYDQTRELKPLKVLLEQTSMTSVLATTQGRWMVFFVGTGDGQLIKLSMDEKYQVACPAMLYRADGDRKVFPGMRLDQADGRHVYAAFGSQVHRVPVSQCGRRQTLKDCWSAQDPACVWCEAQKSCTFKGECQNSDWLSFPDDYRKKMISYTVKEKSSGQVHLVVVLHAAVNLKGDDGFACQFNASAGQVCARDGPSPTFPNCTCVLSNATILPGRGLNVVVTFQLGSMLFDEKVRLMTCSDIAGSATAALCQSCLDVGCSWSQNACSWATEAGIDDQICQTIPSQTNITKPEISSITPALVSFHGHNSAMMSGENLSNATRVRIQTDTDCTPQESPVWSNNGTHLIFHIPAIRGKGTARVCVVLPDGGCYGNSAVTYTSAPSCFSITPRTTWSSGQRKLTLVGSNLEIVDGILHSHNLQEVNVPTSKNSHNLTYNTPAGKSSEKGFTSVLSLKVANETLTCSQAVIYYPEPDFTSFTSTRTGEVVRVTIQKTADSLDMSIKDVSASGVYGGKDYPCVMESKEPSNQTDFFICEIHNVPDIKFRLLKVFYGDVTIRLENTSPVLTLMFLVLLLIPIILLAVMMVYRRQQKQLTVKMNKQVENLELDIRNDIRQGFVDMQTEKVDLLENVSAISFLDYKHFASRIFFPENEALMASCLADVAQHGVKVQPDECCQALSELIRDPRFLTCVVHTVEAQKNFTIKDKCAFASLLTVALHGNLSYLTDVMEVLLKDLMQKNNSAQPKMLLRRTESVVEKLLTNWMSVCLYGFLRESVGQHLFLLVSALTQQIERGPVDRVTEKALYTLSEDWLLWQAPDFTSLRLKALFAVGGDGEVSEPLEVVALTCDTVEQLKEKILNTFKAKFGFTYNSPQTSVSIEFERDRNFVALEEVDGSSEVMGEVTMLNTLEHYKVQDGATIKVLSRKKPLASPQSSLKDDQDLSGKYFHLIDPDVDADKGASPERKKLKLKEVHLTKLLSTKVAVHAFVENLFKSVWGVTDGRAPQPVKYFFDFLDSQADALKILDPDVLHIWKTNSLPLRFWVNILKNPQFVFDMDKSPHLDGCLSVIAQAFMDSFSLSDMQLGKHTPTNKLLYAKDIPQYKQEVKDYYRLVAEQPTITHAPFEDFLRGESKRHENEFNEKAALKELYKIIRRYFREVGYASMGRYKDSQSLVTKLVHQVSVTFSKQVLYKSMGTVYVNFVTHPKNRCSFS
- the plxnc1 gene encoding plexin-C1 isoform X3; this encodes MFPLLLSTPLICLLWPKAQATAGNFTTDGHIRHLVATSDAIYVATEDKLYQLKRDLTLVHALNQKGVLTGTCDTALFSKVAEGDPSNTTLSVNVLLPFVENQTLVSCGVTANGFGYCELLALDDITTAIYSEHVLVGPYKRHGASVAFLVTFVPAGTASHDFYILTATQQRKDEKSRSLCAHPDAVYLHNTSNRHKGGIFSFAGDDKSTHFLSRGDVDFLDGFQIQSTIYLLANAFRPPPDADAVRLLWLRAQANKVDTMKTLRGASFSVPEMKGSRATRLLLFDVTPPPDREASYKDRDFCTTLPCGSQYDQTRELKPLKVLLEQTSMTSVLATTQGRWMVFFVGTGDGQLIKLSMDEKYQVACPAMLYRADGDRKVFPGMRLDQADGRHVYAAFGSQVHRVPVSQCGRRQTLKDCWSAQDPACVWCEAQKSCTFKGECQNSDWLSFPDDYRKKMISYTVKEKSSGQVHLVVVLHAAVNLKGDDGFACQFNASAGQVCARDGPSPTFPNCTCVLSNATILPGRGLNVVVTFQLGSMLFDEKVRLMTCSDIAGSATAALCQSCLDVGCSWSQNACSWATEAGIDDQICQTIPSQTNITKPEISSITPALVSFHGHNSAMMSGENLSNATRVRIQTDTDCTPQESPVWSNNGTHLIFHIPAIRGKGTARVCVVLPDGGCYGNSAVTYTSAPSCFSITPRTTWSSGQRKLTLVGSNLEIVDGILHSHNLQEVNVPTSKNSHNLTYNTPAGKSSEKGFTSVLSLKVANETLTCSQAVIYYPEPDFTSFTSTRTGEVVRVTIQKTADSLDMSIKDVSASGVYGGKDYPCVMESKEPSNQTDFFICEIHNVPDIKFRLLKVFYGDVTIRLENTSPVLTLMFLVLLLIPIILLAVMMVYRRQQKQLTVKMNKQVENLELDIRNDIRQGFVDMQTEKVDLLENVSAISFLDYKHFASRIFFPENEALMASCLADVAQHGVKVQPDECCQALSELIRDPRFLTCVVHTVEAQKNFTIKDKCAFASLLTVALHGNLSYLTDVMEVLLKDLMQKNNSAQPKMLLRRTESVVEKLLTNWMSVCLYGFLRESVGQHLFLLVSALTQQIERGPVDRVTEKALYTLSEDWLLWQAPDFTSLRLKALFAVGGDGEVSEPLEVVALTCDTVEQLKEKILNTFKAKFGFTYNSPQTSVSIEFERDRNFVALEEVDGSSEVMGEVTMLNTLEHYKVQDGATIKVLSRKKPLASPQSSLKDDQDLSGKYFHLIDPDVDADKGASPERKKLKLKEVHLTKLLSTKVAVHAFVENLFKSVWGVTDGRAPQPVKYFFDFLDSQADALKILDPDVLHIWKTNSLPLRFWVNILKNPQFVFDMDKSPHLDGCLSVIAQAFMDSFSLSDMQLGKHTPTNKLLYAKDIPQYKQEVKDYYRLVAEQPTITHAPFEDFLRGESKRHENEFNEKAALKELYKIIRRYFREVGYASMGRYKDSQSLVTKLVHQVSVTFSKQVLYKSMGTVYVNFVTHPKNRCSFS